Proteins from a single region of Pogoniulus pusillus isolate bPogPus1 chromosome 23, bPogPus1.pri, whole genome shotgun sequence:
- the NOM1 gene encoding nucleolar MIF4G domain-containing protein 1: protein MAASRRGVAPGRTKRPAAARPRRGGKLDRLRHAVQEFVQAAGDQPQLNLLKGSERQNHRNRREAKKEKRRLKRSRRRRLQRGELVEAPAAPTKPSATKLATAKPAAAARPRTPASLAAPVGKQRPGPPRQREAARPAVPAPTLRTAPAAAAASVRKRALLEANEEEEQEIRRLERLLGLNKRRKKQEGAAVERVPQSFLRDGLGYVLGALGSRAGLSTLCESSDEEEAAESQLGPQKSQPGPREEDEDEDDSEDASNPSEGDDVEGQWESESSSPEDGGVPEASETSSEQEEEEESHNHSATKYVPPQVRKAQETLDDKKREELGRLKKMVNGLINRLSEPNLSSISGQMEELYMTNSRKDMNETLTDILMNACVAAVAMPPRLMMEHVLLVSILHHNVGIEVGAHFLEAVVKKFDELCKSDAEGKECENLLALIAHLYNFHVVHSLLIFDILKKLISTFTEKEIELILFLLKNVGFSLRKDDALALKELITEAQRKANTAEKKFQDQARVRFMLETMLALRNNDMRKIPGYDPEPIEKLRKLQRSLVHSSGSGKDTQLRVSLESLLSADQIGRWWIIGSSWSGAPMIDDKTSKSQQKLRVGKVSSKILELARKLRMNTDIRRSIFCVLMTSEDFLDAFEKLLKLGLKDQQEREIVHVVIFCCLQEKTYNPFYAFLANKFCEYERRFQVTFQFSIWDKIKDLENLSATASSNLVSLLAHLLRTKSLPLSVLKVIEFSELDKPKVRFLRQVLSTLLIKTDAEELNDIFLRVSDNPKLGILRESLKLFLNHFLLKNVQTQESPEEASLLQERIEIATKALQAKESKLKL from the exons atGGCGGCGTCCAGGCGCGGCGTGGCTCCGGGCAGGACGAAGCGGCCGGCGGCTGCTCGCCCTCGGCGCGGCGGGAAGCTGGACAGGTTGCGGCACGCCGTGCAGGAGTTCGTGCAGGCGGCCGGCGACCAACCACAGCTGAACCTGTTGAAAGGGTCGGAGAGGCAGAACCACAGGAACCGCCGAGAGGCGAAGAAGGAGAAGCGCAGACTCAagcggagccgccgccgccgcctccaacgcggggagctggtggaggcccCAGCCGCTCCGACCAAGCCGTCTGCGACCAAGCTGGCCACGGCGAAGCCAGCTGCAGCCGCCCGTCCCAGAACCCCAGCCTCGCTTGCTGCCCCCGTGGGAAAGCAGCGGCCGGGGCCGCCGCGGCAGCGAGAGGCGGCGCGGCCGGCGGTGCCAGCACCGACACTCCGCACGGCCCCCGCGGCCGCGGCCGCCTCGGTACGGAAGCGGGCCCTGCTGGAGGCCAacgaggaagaggagcaggagatcCGGCGCCTGGAGCGGCTGTTGGGGCTCAACAAGCGCCGCAAGAAGCAGGAAGGGGCCGCGGTGGAGAGAGTGCCTCAGAGCTTCCTGCGGGACGGGCTGGGCTACGTGCTGGGCGCTCTGGGCTCCCGGGCCGGCCTCAGCACCTTGTGCGAGAGCAGCGACGAGGAGGAGGCCGCGGAGAGCCAGCTGGGGCCGCAGAAGAGCCAGCCGGGACCGCGGGAGGAGGACGAGGACGAAGATGATTCGGAGGACGCCTCGAACCCTTCCGAGGGGGATGATGTGGAAGGGCAGTGGGAGAGCGAGAGCTCGTCCCCCGAGGACGGCGGAGTGCCTGAGGCCAGCGAGACCTCgagtgagcaggaggaggaggaagag AGTCATAACCACAGTGCTACAAAGTATGTTCCCCCTCAAGTAAGGAAAGCTCAGGAGACACTAGATgacaagaaaagagaagaattgGGAAGGCTGAAAAAAATGGTGAATGGCCTCATTAATAG GCTGAGTGAACCGAATTTGTCCTCTATTAGTGGACAGATGGAAGAGCTCTACATGACCAACAGCAGAAAGGACATGAATGAGACTCTGACAGATATTCTGATGAATGCTTGTGTTGCTGCAGTTGCCATGCCTCCAAGACTGATGATGGAGCATGTTCTTCTGGTCAGCATTCTTCATCATAATGTAGGAATTGAG GTCGGTGCTCACTTTTTGGAAGCTGTTGTGAAGAAATTTGATGAACTCTGTAAAAGTGATGCTGAAGGGAAAGAATGTGAAAATCTGCTTGCCTTGATTGCTCATCTCTATAACTTTCATGTGGTTCATTCCCTGCTGATCTTTGATATTCTGAAAAAGCTCATTAGCACTttcactgagaaagagattgagttgattttgtttcttctgaaaAATGTGGGCTTTTCCTTACGAAAAGATGATGCCTTGGCTTTGAAGGAACTGATCACTGAAGcccagagaaaagcaaacacagcagagaagaaattCCAAGACCAGGCTAGG GTTCGTTTCATGCTGGAGACTATGTTGGCACTGAGGAACAACGACATGCGCAAGATTCCTGGGTATGATCCTGAACCAATTGAAAAGCTTCGCAAGTTGCAACGGTCACTG GTTCACAGCAGTGGTTCTGGAAAAGACACTCAGCTTCGAGTCTCCCTGGAATCTCTCCTCAGTGCTGATCAGATTGGTCGCTGGTGGATCATAGGGTCGTCCTGGAGTGGAGCACCAATGATTGATGATAAAACCAGCAAGAGTCAGCAAAAACTACGTGTAGGAAAG GTCAGTTCAAAGATACTGGAGCTTGCTCGTAAGCTGAGAATGAACACTGATATCAGGAGAAGTATTTTTTGTGTCTTGATGACAAGTGAAGACTTCTTGGATGCCTTTGAAAAGCTTCTCAA GCTTGGACTGAAAgatcagcaggagagagaaattGTTCATGTTGTGattttctgctgcctgcaggagaaaACATATAACCCCTTCTACGCATTCCTGGCTAACAAGTTTTGTGAATATGAAAGACGATTCCAG GTGACATTTCAGTTTAGCATCTGGGACAAAATCAAAGACTTGGAAAACCTGTCAGCCACTGCTAGCTCCAACTTGGTTTCGCTGTTGGCTCACTTATTAAGGACAAAATCCTTGCCACTTTCAGTTCTCAAG GTAATTGAGTTCAGTGAACTAGATAAACCCAAGGTCCGCTTCTTGCGACAAGTGCTAAGCACATTGTTAATCAAAACAGATGCTGAGGAACTTAATGACATTTTTCTGAG AGTATCTGACAACCCCAAACTGGGAATACTACGGGAAAGCTTGAAGCTCTTCCTTAACCACTTCCTACTGAAAAATGTACAAACACAAGAGAGTCCTGAAGAAGCTAGCTTATTACAAGAAAGAATTGAGATAGCAACCAAGGCTTTGCAAGCAAAGGAATCCAAATTGAAGCTATAG